A genome region from Streptomyces pratensis includes the following:
- a CDS encoding SCP2 sterol-binding domain-containing protein: MSDNSSGSLTDELSGLDFTAVSPEEFARIVKGLSAKQLGEVMHGELRARVLGEVFGRMRQQFRPEAAGQLKALIRWKITGESEEVYETSIADGACTVSAGRSDAEPRTTLVMGDAEFLKLVSGNGNPVTMFMMRRLKVAGDVGLASGLTRYFDIPKA, encoded by the coding sequence GTGTCCGACAACAGCAGCGGCAGCCTCACCGATGAACTGTCCGGGCTCGACTTCACCGCCGTCTCCCCGGAGGAGTTCGCGCGGATCGTCAAGGGCCTGTCCGCCAAGCAGCTCGGCGAGGTCATGCACGGTGAACTGCGCGCCCGGGTGCTGGGCGAGGTCTTCGGCCGGATGCGGCAGCAGTTCCGCCCGGAGGCGGCCGGTCAGCTGAAGGCCCTGATCCGCTGGAAGATCACCGGCGAGAGCGAGGAGGTCTACGAGACCTCCATAGCCGACGGGGCGTGCACGGTGAGCGCGGGCCGCTCGGACGCCGAGCCCCGTACGACGCTGGTGATGGGCGACGCCGAATTCCTCAAGCTGGTCTCCGGCAACGGCAATCCCGTGACGATGTTCATGATGCGCAGGCTGAAGGTCGCCGGTGACGTCGGCCTGGCCTCGGGACTCACGCGCTACTTCGACATCCCGAAGGCCTGA